Proteins from one bacterium genomic window:
- a CDS encoding nucleotide-binding protein, which produces MPRARQNVILELGYFLAHLGQAKVCALITPGLETPSDFDGIVYIRMDDKQEWQQELKRELLAAGMPVVGAPSSAPAS; this is translated from the coding sequence GTGCCGCGCGCTCGACAGAACGTGATTCTGGAGCTGGGCTACTTCCTGGCGCACCTCGGTCAGGCCAAGGTATGCGCGCTGATCACTCCTGGCCTCGAAACGCCATCAGACTTCGACGGCATCGTTTACATCCGCATGGACGACAAGCAAGAATGGCAACAAGAGCTCAAACGAGAGCTCTTGGCGGCGGGAATGCCCGTGGTCGGAGCCCCGAGTAGCGCGCCCGCCAGCTAA